From Amphiura filiformis chromosome 20, Afil_fr2py, whole genome shotgun sequence, a single genomic window includes:
- the LOC140143005 gene encoding uncharacterized protein yields MENFEQIVQDKYPGNPPKLWLRYVDDTSVVIDRNEAASFYKFINEVDPKIKFTQEECVDNKLAFLDCQVHIHEDGSLKSTVYRKPTHTDFYLQFDSHHPLIHKLGVIRSLQHRASTIISDQEDLPGEQNHIQKSLGCCGYPNWAFTKAKKTKEHTQNQNAETGTGTQSK; encoded by the exons ATGGAGAATTTTGAGCAGATCGTGCAAGACAAATATCCTGGAAACCCTCCTAAACTGTGGCTGCGCTACGTCGATGATACGTCTGTTGTTATTGATAGGAATGAGGCTGCCTCTTTTTACAAATTCATCAACGAGGTAGACCCAAAGATCAAGTTTACCCAGGAGGAGTGCGTTGATAACAAACTAGCTTTCTTGGATTGTCAAGTTCACATTCACGAGGACGGATCACTCAAGTCCACGGTTTACAGGAAACCAACTCATACGGACTTTTACTTACAATTTGACTCTCATCATCCCCTAATACATAAACTCGGGGTGATCAGATCCCTGCAACATCGGGCGAGTACCATTATCAGCGACCAAGAGGACCTTCCTGGAGAACAAAATCACATTCAGAAATCCCTGGGTTGCTGTGGCTACCCCAACTGGGCCTTCACCAAAGCTAAAAAGACCAAAGAGCACACACAGAATCAAAACGCAGAAACGGGCACGGGTACCCAG TCCAAGTAA